CGCGACCGGTCTGCCGTTCCTGCCGGGTTCGAGCACGGTGTCGGAAGCCATGCGACTCGCCGAGCGGGGGTTGCGTGCGCTGAAGTTCTTCCCGGCGGAGGCCAGCGGGGGCGCGGCGTTCCTGAAGTCGATCGCCGGTCCGCTGCCTCGGCTGCAGTTCTGCCCGACGGGCGGCATCACGGTGTCGTCGGCGCCGTCCTACCTCGCACTGCCGAACGTCGGCTGCATCGGCGGCTCGTGGCTGACCCCGGCGAAACTGCTGGCGGCCAAGGACTTCGCTGCGGTCGAGAAGCTGGCCGCGGAGGCTGCCACCCTGCGCTGAAGTCGTTGGGGGACCCGTCGCCTTTTCATTGGGGCGGCGGGTCTTCGGGCAGCGGGGCTTCACAGCGGCCTTCGCGTGTCCTGGTTGGCACGCCCTGATTCGCGCGCCCGGCTTTCGCGCGTCGGGCCTCCGCACCTGACTTTGCGCGCCCGACTTCACACATCCGGCTTTCGCGCGTCGGGGTTCTCCACACGAGGCTCAGCGATCAGCCGCACGCACCCGACCTTCACTCAGCGAGAGCCTCCGCACGAGGCTTTCCACGCCCAGCTCTGCATACCCAACCTTCGTGCGCCGAAGGCCTCCACATCGGACCTCACGCGCCCGCATTCGCGCGCTCGGTCTTTCGCGCACTCGGCCTTTCGCGCACCGAATCTCCACCGGACTTCGCTCACCCGAGTTCACGCACCCGACCTTCGCACGCATCCGGTTTCTATTCCCGGTTTCGTGTACGTGGCTTCGCGCCCTGCCTCGTATGCCGGGGGCTTCATGGGCATCCGGTTTCACACTCCCGGCTCCCACGCGTCCGGCCTTCGCGCGCATCAGGTTTCGCACTCCACCTTCACGCGTCAGGTCTTTACGCATCCCGGCTTCACACGTCTGACCTTCACTCACTCGGTCTTTCGTGGACTCGTCATCGCGTATCGGACCTTCGCACACCGGTCTTTGCGCGTTCGGTTCCTCCGCGCGTTCGTTTCTTCGTATCCGGGTTCTCCTTGGCTGTGCGCCGGTCTCCGTGTGCCCTATTCCTTTATGCAGGTACCGTTCCCCCGTTCCCCCGTTCCCCCGGCCCGTGGTCAGTCGATCGCCGCGTCGTCGAGCAGCGTGGATTCCGCACCGAACTCGCGAAGCTCGTCCCGGATCACGGTGTAGGCCAGCCCTTGCGGATACCCTTTCCGCGCGAGAAACCCGAGCAACCGGCGGATCGCGGTCTGCTCGTCGACATTTCCAAGGGACCCGAGCCGTTTGCGTACCAGCTCGCGAGCGCGTTGTTCCTCGGCGTCCCGATCGACCTCCTCCGCGGCCTGTGCGGCGATCTCGCCGTCGACGCCCTTGCGCCGCAACTCCGCGACGAGCGCGGTGCGGGACAGTCCCTGGTAGGCATGCCGGTTGCGTACCCAGGCTTCGGCGAACTCGGCGTCGTTGACGAGACCGGCCCGGTCGAGCTTGCCGAGCAGGGTTTCCACGGTGTCGCTGTCGAAACCCTTGCGCTGCAACGCCTGCCGCAGCTCCTCGACGGTGCGGGGACACGCGGCGAGGAGGTCGAAACAGACCTCCTTGGCCTTTTTCGCCCGCTCCTCCGGCGGCAGCTCCGCCGGTTCGACCTTCGGCATCCTGGCCACGACCGCACTCCCGTTTCCCGGTCCCGCCGTTCCCGGCGACACCCTCACCTCAGGCTCCGCTTCCACCGTTCCGGCCTCGACCACCGCGCCCGCCGACAACGCACCACCCGGCCACGCCCCCGGCACCTTCGCCGAAAACCAGCCGCGGCACCGGAACGCACGACCGCGGCCGCAGCTGCCACGACCGGCACACCCGCCGAGCCAGGCCGGACCGGCAGAGCACAGCCGCCCGCAGCCGCCGGGCAGGACCACATCCGGAGCCCGGGGAGGAATCCGGCCGAACCCCTCCCCTCCCCGGATCAGAAGTCGACGGGGGCGGGCGCCGCTTCGGCTTCGGCGTCGAGCTGCGGGCCGATGCCGAGCTTCTCCTTGATGCGCTTCTCGACCTCGTTCGCGATGTCCGGGTTGTCGCGCAGGAAGCGGCGGGCGTTCTCCTTGCCCTGGCCCAGCTGGTCGCCCTCGTAGGTGTACCAGGCGCCCGACTTGCGCAGGATGCCCTGGTCGACGCCCATGTCGATGAGCGAGCCCTCGCGGGACACGCCCTGGCCGTAGAGGATGTCGAACTCGGCCTGCTTGAACGGCGGGGCCACCTTGTTCTTGACCACCTTGACCCGGGTGCGGTTGCCGACCGCCTCGCCGCTGTCCTTGAGCGTCTCGATGCGGCGCACGTCGAGCCGGACCGAGGCGTAGAACTTCAGCGCCTTGCCACCGGTGGTGGTCTCCGGCGAGCCGAACATCACGCCGACCTTCTCGCGCAGCTGGTTGATGAAGATCGCGGTGGTGCCGGAGTTGGACAGCGCACCGGTGATCTTCCGCAGCGCCTGGCTCATCAGGCGGGCCTGCAGGCCGACGTGCGAATCACCCATCTCGCCCTCGATCTCGGCGCGCGGTACGAGCGCCGCGACGGAGTCGATGACCAGGATGTCGAGCGCGCCGGAGCGGATCAGCATGTCCGCGATCTCCAGCGCCTGCTCCCCGGTGTCCGGCTGGGAGACCAGCAGCGCGTCGGTGTCCACGCCGAGCGCCTTCGCGTACTCCGGGTCGAGCGCGTGCTCCGCGTCGATGAACGCGGCGATCCCGCCGTTGCGCTGCGCGTTGGCCACCGCGTGCAGGGCGACGGTGGTCTTACCGGAGGATTCCGGGCCGTAGATCTCGATGACCCGGCCGCGCGGCAGGCCGCCGATCCCGAGCGCGACGTCCAGCGCGATCGCGCCAGTGGGGATCACCGCGATGGGCGGGCGGGTGTCCTCGCCGAGGCGCATCACCGAGCCCTTGCCGTACTGCTTGTC
This Amycolatopsis sulphurea DNA region includes the following protein-coding sequences:
- the recA gene encoding recombinase RecA, with amino-acid sequence MAAAPDKDKALELALAQIDKQYGKGSVMRLGEDTRPPIAVIPTGAIALDVALGIGGLPRGRVIEIYGPESSGKTTVALHAVANAQRNGGIAAFIDAEHALDPEYAKALGVDTDALLVSQPDTGEQALEIADMLIRSGALDILVIDSVAALVPRAEIEGEMGDSHVGLQARLMSQALRKITGALSNSGTTAIFINQLREKVGVMFGSPETTTGGKALKFYASVRLDVRRIETLKDSGEAVGNRTRVKVVKNKVAPPFKQAEFDILYGQGVSREGSLIDMGVDQGILRKSGAWYTYEGDQLGQGKENARRFLRDNPDIANEVEKRIKEKLGIGPQLDAEAEAAPAPVDF
- the eda gene encoding bifunctional 4-hydroxy-2-oxoglutarate aldolase/2-dehydro-3-deoxy-phosphogluconate aldolase, with the protein product MTTGTDLLTLSPVMPVVVIDDVDDAVPTARALHAGGIGVIELTLRTPVALDAIERVATEVPDIVVGAGTVTSPEQARQAADAGAKFLVTPGCTDALLDAAFATGLPFLPGSSTVSEAMRLAERGLRALKFFPAEASGGAAFLKSIAGPLPRLQFCPTGGITVSSAPSYLALPNVGCIGGSWLTPAKLLAAKDFAAVEKLAAEAATLR
- a CDS encoding regulatory protein RecX → MPKVEPAELPPEERAKKAKEVCFDLLAACPRTVEELRQALQRKGFDSDTVETLLGKLDRAGLVNDAEFAEAWVRNRHAYQGLSRTALVAELRRKGVDGEIAAQAAEEVDRDAEEQRARELVRKRLGSLGNVDEQTAIRRLLGFLARKGYPQGLAYTVIRDELREFGAESTLLDDAAID